The following are encoded in a window of Bdellovibrio svalbardensis genomic DNA:
- the rplJ gene encoding 50S ribosomal protein L10, which translates to MITRADKEQEIKLITEKFGKAKGAFIVDFKGIKVEQVTNLRKKLNAAESEMKVVRNTLAKRAFKDHPAIEKAFANSMKGTNAIVFSYGEVNATAKTLADFAKDVEVLQIKSGVMDGEALDDSKIKFLATLPGKDQLRAMFLATLLAPATTLARCLNVYAEKLGGGDAAGTEEAPQA; encoded by the coding sequence ATGATCACTCGCGCAGATAAAGAGCAAGAGATTAAGCTAATCACGGAGAAATTCGGAAAAGCTAAAGGGGCTTTCATCGTAGACTTTAAAGGTATCAAGGTTGAGCAAGTTACTAACTTGCGCAAAAAATTGAATGCTGCTGAGTCTGAGATGAAGGTCGTTCGTAACACTCTTGCAAAAAGAGCGTTCAAAGATCACCCAGCTATTGAAAAAGCATTCGCTAATTCAATGAAAGGTACTAACGCCATCGTATTCTCATACGGTGAAGTGAACGCAACTGCAAAAACACTTGCTGACTTTGCTAAGGACGTTGAAGTTCTACAAATCAAATCAGGTGTGATGGATGGCGAAGCTTTGGATGATTCTAAGATTAAATTCTTGGCAACTCTTCCTGGCAAAGACCAACTCCGCGCTATGTTCTTGGCTACACTTCTTGCTCCAGCAACTACACTTGCTAGATGCTTGAACGTTTACGCTGAAAAACTTGGCGGCGGCGATGCTGCTGGTACTGAAGAAGCTCCACAAGCGTAA
- the rplL gene encoding 50S ribosomal protein L7/L12: MSLTNDQLVDALSAKTVLEIAELVKMLETKWGVSAAAPVAAAAGPAAAVEEKTAFDVILVDAGANKINVIKEVRGLTGLGLAEAKALVEAGGKAVKEGATKEDAEKIKKALEAAGAKVTVK; this comes from the coding sequence ATGTCTCTAACTAACGATCAACTTGTTGACGCATTGTCTGCGAAAACAGTTCTTGAAATCGCTGAACTTGTAAAAATGCTTGAAACTAAATGGGGCGTTTCTGCTGCTGCTCCTGTAGCTGCTGCAGCTGGTCCTGCTGCTGCTGTTGAAGAAAAAACTGCATTCGACGTTATCTTGGTTGATGCTGGCGCGAACAAAATCAACGTAATCAAAGAAGTACGTGGTTTGACTGGTTTGGGTCTTGCTGAAGCTAAAGCTCTTGTTGAAGCTGGCGGCAAAGCAGTTAAAGAAGGCGCGACTAAAGAAGACGCTGAAAAAATCAAAAAAGCTCTTGAAGCTGCAGGCGCGAAAGTTACTGTTAAGTAG